Genomic segment of Collinsella aerofaciens:
CTTCGGCTTTGTCTGGGACGGCTCGAATGCTGAGAGGTATTGGCTCGACTGGTTCGAGTCGAAGCCCTGGACCACGTGTTTCGTAGACGGCAACCATGAGAACCACCACGCCCTGGCAGAACTGCCGGTGCGGGAGTGGAGCGGCGGTCTCGTCCATGAGGTACGACCGCACGTGCTGCACCTCATGCGCGGAGGGGTATTCGACATCGCGGGAACCACGGTCCTTGCCATGGGCGGCGCCGCGAGCAACGACAGGCAGTATCGCAAGGAGGGGAGGAGCTGGTGGCCCGAGGAGATGCCGAGCGAGGAGGAGATGGACCACTGCCGCGCCTCGCTCAACCGCGTAGGCTGGAGGGCCGATTACGTGGTGACGCATGAGGCTCCTGCTGCCCTGGCCAGAGAGCTGTGCCGGGAGCGCGGACGTGAGTACCGTGGGGATCAGCTGCAAACCTTCCTGGGCGAGCTCGATGGGCGGCTCGACTACCGCGCTTGGTTCTTCGGGCACTACCACGGTGACGAGTGGCGTGACGACAGGCACCGTCTGGTCTATCGAGACATCGTGCCGATCGAAAGTGCTGCGCCCGGTTCTCAGTTCTAGAAACCCCTAGAAATGCTCTAGGGGGTTTCTAGAAAATTAGATGCTATGCATGAGGCCTATTCCAATTCAAAGGTCTGGTCAAGAGAGTTCCATTCAGTCCCATATCCGTCGGTCTTCACTTCGATGGGGGACATGTCATTGAGTTCGAAAGTCGACACACCGTCGCATTCGCCTCCCGGCGCAAGCCCTTGCAAAGAGGCGCTTTCCTGCAAATCGTCGGCAAAACCGGAAGAAAGTATCTGCTTATTCTGATAGGCCGTGATGTAGCAACCGTTGGCGAATGAATCTGCTGATTGATTGTTGATGGCGTGCCAGCGGACAACAGCGACCTTCCCGCTATCGCTAATCGAGGAATCATGCACCTCGACGCCGGTGATTGAGTACTCCATCTTGCCGTAAACCGCGCCCTCTTCCTGCGCGTTGTCAGAATTGGCGACCTGAACTGCCGTCTGATGATCGTCTGCCTGGCTGCACCCAGGGGTCATAACCAAGGCAACCGCCAAAAGACCGGCGACGCCGAGAGTTCGAGCCAGGCTGATGGCGTTTTTGCTAACACGCCTTTTCATGATTTACTCCAAACCGAATACTTGACTGATCTATTGCTTTTGTTCGTTGATCACGTATGCCGTCAACCCACCAGTTCAAGCACAGCGACAACAATAACGGCAATTACGCCGACCGATACCCACGCGGTATCTTGGTGCGCCAGAACGGCGCCGATAGTGGTCGAGTCGGCTCCAGCGCCGTCAACGACTGTCCAGACAATCGCTACGGCAAGAAGGACGATCAGCCCAACAGCAACGGCTGTACGATGCGACATCTTCGAGGTGGACATCCTACTCGCCCCTCTGGGTCATGACCTCGACCTTGGCCTCGGCCACGGCCGCCCGCTGCTCGGAGGCGGCGAGGCGGTCCTTGAGGGCGGCGACCTCGGCCATCAGGTTGCGCTGGGCCAGGAGTGCGTCGTTCAGCTCGGACTGGGTTTTCAATGCGGCGTCACGCTCGCCG
This window contains:
- a CDS encoding metallophosphoesterase gives rise to the protein MTVYVTGDVHGRAEYGASRFAFKSWPPGRTLTRDDVVIVAGDFGFVWDGSNAERYWLDWFESKPWTTCFVDGNHENHHALAELPVREWSGGLVHEVRPHVLHLMRGGVFDIAGTTVLAMGGAASNDRQYRKEGRSWWPEEMPSEEEMDHCRASLNRVGWRADYVVTHEAPAALARELCRERGREYRGDQLQTFLGELDGRLDYRAWFFGHYHGDEWRDDRHRLVYRDIVPIESAAPGSQF
- a CDS encoding DUF5067 domain-containing protein, with amino-acid sequence MKRRVSKNAISLARTLGVAGLLAVALVMTPGCSQADDHQTAVQVANSDNAQEEGAVYGKMEYSITGVEVHDSSISDSGKVAVVRWHAINNQSADSFANGCYITAYQNKQILSSGFADDLQESASLQGLAPGGECDGVSTFELNDMSPIEVKTDGYGTEWNSLDQTFELE